The genome window TCAAATCTTTTTGCAATTTGACTTTGAATACCTCCCCCAATTCTGATTTTTTTACCTTTTAAATCACTTAGTTTAGTAATTTCTTTTCTTAAATGTATTTGACCTGGGGCATGAGTAAATAAACCTGCTAAAACCAAATCATCATTTTCATTGGATTTAGAAAAATATTTATCATAAACTTTCCAATAAGCAGGAGAAGCTTTCTCAGCTCCTACTCCTAGATTAGGTAATTCAACAATTTTTGTTAAATTAAAACGCCCAGGGTAAAAACCATGAAAAGTCCAACCTGCTTCATATGCTCCATCTGTTACATTGTCAAGTATTGCTTTTGGACTTCCTGGGTATTGAATCTTAAGATTTACTCTTCCTTGTGTAGCTTCTTCTATCCATTTTCCCCATGTGGGCAATACATCTGCATTCATCGTATGTTTTGGAGGTAACCATGAATAAACATGTATTGTTTTCGTTTTTGCTGCGTAAGATGAAACAGCTCCAAGTGTGAGAACAAAAATTGCTGTAAGTGTTTTTTTTGCTAAGGTATTCTTCATATACATTTGTAAACTCCTGTGTGAATATTGTTGTA of Campylobacteraceae bacterium contains these proteins:
- a CDS encoding TRAP transporter substrate-binding protein, yielding MKNTLAKKTLTAIFVLTLGAVSSYAAKTKTIHVYSWLPPKHTMNADVLPTWGKWIEEATQGRVNLKIQYPGSPKAILDNVTDGAYEAGWTFHGFYPGRFNLTKIVELPNLGVGAEKASPAYWKVYDKYFSKSNENDDLVLAGLFTHAPGQIHLRKEITKLSDLKGKKIRIGGGIQSQIAKRFEIEGVALPGNKVYQALSQGIADGVFMPLGEKRTLRLKEVAPFTLKFPAGMYLGSFGIYLNPAFLNSLKKEDKAAILSVSGEKLSTLAGHYWQKDAAIGEADAKKYGNNILDASPSIIKEFKDLMSGMDEEWIKEVSKNGIDARAALNELRNMVK